A window of the Peromyscus leucopus breed LL Stock chromosome 22, UCI_PerLeu_2.1, whole genome shotgun sequence genome harbors these coding sequences:
- the Cyria gene encoding CYFIP-related Rac1 interactor A, with translation MGNLLKVLTREIENYPHFFLDFENAQPTEGEREIWNQISAVLQDSESILTDLQAYKGAGPEIRDAIQNPNDIQLQEKAWNAVCPLVVRLKRFYEFSIRLEKALQSLLESLTCPPYTPTQHLEREQALAKEFAEILHFTLRFDELKMRNPAIQNDFSYYRRTISRNRINNMHLDIENEVNNEMANRMSLFYAEATPMLKTLSNATMHFVSENKTLPIENTTDCLSTMTSVCKVMLETPEYRSRFTSEETLMFCMRVMVGVIILYDHVHPVGAFCKTSKIDMKGCIKVLKEQAPDSVEGLLNALRFTTKHLNDESTSKQIRAMLQ, from the exons ATGCCCAGCCTACGGAAGGAGAGCGAGAGATATGGAACCAGATCAGTGCTGTCCTCCAAGATTCCGAAAGCATTCTCACAGACCTGCAGGCTTACAAAGGCGCAGGACCAGAGATCCGAGAT GCCATTCAAAACCCCAATGACATTCAACTTCAAGAAAAGGCTTGGAATGCGGTCTGCCCCCTGGTTGTGAGGCTGAAGCGGTTTTATGAATTTTCCATCCGGCTTG AAAAAGCTCTTCAGAGTTTACTGGAATCTCTGACATGTCCTCCCTACACACCGACCCAACATCTGGAGCGGGAGCAGGCCCTGGCAAAGGAATTTGCAGAAATCTTACATTTCACCCTTCGATTTGATGAGCTGAAG ATGAGGAACCCAGCTATTCAGAATGACTTCAGTTACTACAGAAGAACAATAAGTCGCAACCGTATCAACAACATGCAT CTAGACATTGAGAATGAAGTGAATAACGAGATGGCCAATCGGATGTCCCTCTTCTACGCAGAAGCCACGCCGATGCTGAAGACGCTTAGCAATGCCACGATGCACTTTGTCTCAGAG aaTAAAACCCTGCCCATAGAGAATACCACAGACTGCCTCAGTACGATGACCAGCGTCTGCAAGGTCATGCTGGAGACACC GGAATACAGAAGCAGGTTTACAAGTGAGGAGACACTCATGTTCTGCATGAGGGTGATGGTGGGGGTCATCATCCTCTATGACCACGTGCACCCTGTGGGAGCTTTCTGCAAGACATCCAAGATTGAT ATGAAAGGCTGCATAAAGGTGTTGAAGGAACAGGCCCCGGACAGTGTGGAAGGCCTGCTGAACGCTCTCAG GTTCACTACAAAGCACTTGAATGATGAATCGACTTCCAAACAGATTCGAGCAATGCTTCAATAG